In Amaranthus tricolor cultivar Red isolate AtriRed21 chromosome 5, ASM2621246v1, whole genome shotgun sequence, a genomic segment contains:
- the LOC130813300 gene encoding ATP-dependent zinc metalloprotease FTSH 9, chloroplastic-like: MPVIVDRPLIYTLNPCYKPNYYCHGLSYFCSSSFSRVSLSNFIRHSSSPHTMYRQVRVSIYRDLYNSSLIRKSNSGIRANSSCEHDSNSTSSSSSSSDKSDTKQVNKEASNSTSSSQSSSSSSRREKEGKSWFRGTGGKWRWQPLIQAQEIGVLLLQLGIVMFVMRLLRPGIQLPGSEPRPPTMFVSVPYSEFLNKINGNQVQKVEVDGVHILFKLKNEGSNGAVEIESKGSESSFQDSESLLRSVAPTKRIVYTTTRPVDIKTPYEKMLENNVEFGSPDKRSGGFLNSALIALFYVAVLAGLLQRFPVNFSQHTAGQLRNRKSGSSGGTKVSEQGETITFADVAGVDEAKEELEEIVEFLRNPDRYIRLGARPPRGVLLVGLPGTGKTLLAKAVAGEAEVPFISCSASEFVELYVGMGASRVRDLFARAKKEAPSIIFIDEIDAVAKSRDGKFRIVSNDEREQTLNQLLTEMDGFDSNSAVIVLGATNRADVLDPALRRPGRFDRVVMVETPDRIGRESILKVHASKKELPLGDDVDLSDIACMTTGFTGADLANLVNEAALLAGRQNKFVVEKIDFIQAVERSIAGIEKKTTKLQGIEKAVVARHEVGHAVVGTAVANLLPGQPRVEKLSILPRSGGALGFTYIPPTNEDRYLLFVDELRGRLVTLLGGRAAEEFAYAGRVSTGALDDIRRATDMAYKAIAEYGLSENIGPLSLATLSGGGIDDSGAAPWGRDQGHLVDLVQREVQALLQSALDMALCVVRANPNVLEGLGAYLEAKEKVEGEELQEWLKKVVAPAELSVFIQGKQEAFLQLQRVPE; encoded by the exons ATGCCAGTAATTGTAGATAGACCTTTGATTTACACCTTAAATCCTTGCTATAAACCTAATTATTACTGCCATGGATTAAGCTACTTctgttcatcttctttttctAGGGTTTCTCTCTCCAATTTCATAAGACATTCATCATCACCGCACACTATGTATCGACAAGTTAGGGTTTCAATTTACAGAGATTTGTACAATTCCTCTTTAATTCGAAAGAGTAATTCCGGAATTCGAGCAAATAGTTCTTGCGAACATGATTCAAATTCGACATCAAGCTCGTCATCATCGTCGGATAAAAGCGACACAAAACAAGTGAATAAAGAAGCATCAAACTCGACTTCTTCGTCGCAATCGTCGTCCTCCTCGtcaaggagagagaaagagggaaAAAGTTGGTTCAGAGGTACCGGAGGAAAATGGCGATGGCAGCCATTGATACAAGCTCAAGAAATTGGGGTTTTACTTTTACAATTAGGGATTGTGATGTTTGTTATGAGATTACTTAGGCCTGGGATTCAATTACCAGGGTCCGAACCGAGGCCTCCGACGATGTTTGTTAGTGTACCTTATAGTGAATTCTTGAATAAGATTAATGGTAATCAAGTTCAGAAAGTTGAGGTGGATGGAGTTCATATACTTTTCAAGTTAAAGAATGAGGGTTCAAATGGTGCTGTGGAAATTGAGTCGAAGGGGAGTGAGAGTAGTTTTCAGGATTCAGAGTCTTTATTGAGGAGTGTGGCGCCGACCAAGAGGATAGTCTATACTACAACTAGACCAGTTGATATAAAGACTCCTTATGAGAAAATGCTGGAGAATAATGTTGAGTTTGGTTCCCCTGATAAACGATCAGGAGGGTTTTTAAATTCAGCTTTG ATAGCCTTGTTCTATGTTGCTGTTCTAGCTGGACTTCTCCAAAGATTCCCAGTTAATTTTTCACAG CATACAGCGGGTCAGCTTAGAAACCGTAAATCAGGGAGTTCTGGTGGTACCAAAGTATCTGAGCAAGGAGAAACCATCACTTTTGCAGATGTTGCAGGTGTGGATGAAGCTAAAGAGGAATTAGAAGAAATTGTG GAATTCTTAAGGAACCCTGACAGGTATATACGACTTGGAGCACGCCCGCCTCGGGGTGTTTTGCTG GTTGGTCTGCCAGGGACAGGTAAGACTCTTCTGGCAAAGGCTGTTGCTGGGGAAGCAGAAGTTCCATTCATTAGTTGTTCTGCTAGCGAATTTGTTGAACTCTATGTCGGCATGGGGGCATCACGGGTGCGTGATCTCTTTGCTCGTGCAAAGAAAGAAGCACCTTCAATCATATTTATTGATGAG ATCGATGCAGTTGCTAAGAGTCGTGATGGCAAATTTCGGATAGTGAGCAATGATGAGCGAGAACAAACGCTAAACCAGCTGCTGACA GAGATGGATGGATTTGATAGCAATTCGGCTGTAATTGTTCTTGGAGCAACTAATCGTGCTGATGTCTTAGATCCTGCTCTTCGTAGGCCTGGGAGGTTTGATCGAGTGGTTATG GTGGAAACGCCAGATAGGATTGGAAGGGAATCCATATTGAAAGTGCATGCTTCGAAGAAAGAGCTTCCTCTTGGGGATGATGTTGATCTTAGTGACATTGCTTGTATGACTACTGGTTTCACAGG GGCAGACCTTGCCAATTTGGTAAATGAAGCTGCTCTGCTGGCTGGTAGACAGAATAAATTTGTTGTGGAGAAAATCGATTTTATACAAGCTGTGGAGCGATCAATAGCA GGGATAGAGAAGAAAACTACGAAATTGCAGGGAATTGAGAAGGCTGTTGTTGCTCGTCATGAAGTTGGCCATGCAGTTGTAGGGACTGCAGTTGCAAATCTTCTTCCTGGACAACCTCGAGTTGAG AAGTTGAGTATATTGCCAAGGTCTGGAGGTGCATTGGGTTTTACTTATATCCCTCCCACAAATGAAGACAGATATCTTCTTTTTGTGGATGAGCTTCGAGGGCGACTAGTTACACTTCTTGGAGGTCGTGCAGCAGAAGAATTCGCTTATGCAGGACGAGTGTCAACTGGTGCACTTGATGATATCAGGAGAGCTACTGATATGGCGTACAAAGCAATAGCAGAGTATGGTCTTAGCGAAAACATTGGTCCATTATCTTTAGCAACACTATCTGGTGGTGGGATTGATGATTCAGGGGCTGCTCCTTGGGGAAGGGATCAG GGGCATCTTGTTGATCTTGTTCAAAGAGAGGTACAAGCACTTCTGCAGTCAGCACTTGACATGGCATTATGTGTTGTACGTGCTAATCCTAATGTTTTGGAAGGGCTGGGTGCTTATTTAGAAG CGAAAGAGAAAGTGGAAGGCGAAGAACTACAAGAATGGTTAAAAAAGGTGGTTGCACCAGCTGAACTCTCAGTGTTCATTCAAGGCAAGCAAGAGGCTTTTCTCCAACTACAACGAGTGCCTGAATGA